A single genomic interval of Adhaeribacter pallidiroseus harbors:
- a CDS encoding DUF4403 family protein: MMLSLFNTYNRLIFFLNCVLFLSACQETATIKATAPSLPVTAAPAFKRKLSTVTVPVSFQTASLENKLNQELNGILYKDDNLEGDNLAVTVSKTGRLGIRAEQNRIYFTVPLHIFAKGRWQWEPCKICPKIDKSESTEFDVVVKTESLLSFTEDYKVKTVTTGDFDWGATKPTLTIGPLQIGLARFVEPAMQNQMARLSGMLDQEIQNRLNIKQYVQEAWLKLQQPIQLDKTYNAWLTVTPQDIRISPLQAANGQLNLRIGFNSFIETVTNGKPQAKVNPNLPKLITDNRLTDNVQIGLIGEVPYAHATQLLKEQVTGKTYHFENGKQQITVNNAEISGSGDKLVVMLDVNGQAKTGLFTKKIVGKVFLKAIPYYDAATSSIRVRDVDYDLKTKDQLLKTASWLAKGRFIHNLQEQINFPVKTQLEQARSMLQKSLDQSARINDNVLLKGTIRSFTPDNIYLTPTSIKAVVNAQGNLMVQIVKI; encoded by the coding sequence ATGATGCTTTCTCTTTTTAATACTTATAACCGGTTAATCTTTTTTTTAAACTGCGTTTTATTCTTGTCGGCTTGCCAGGAAACGGCTACTATTAAAGCCACGGCTCCTAGCTTGCCGGTAACCGCAGCGCCTGCTTTTAAACGCAAGCTGTCTACGGTTACCGTTCCGGTTTCTTTTCAAACGGCCAGCCTCGAGAACAAACTCAACCAAGAACTAAACGGCATATTATACAAAGACGATAATCTGGAAGGTGATAATCTGGCGGTTACCGTAAGTAAAACCGGTCGGTTAGGCATAAGGGCAGAACAAAACAGAATTTATTTTACGGTACCTTTACACATTTTTGCGAAAGGCCGGTGGCAATGGGAACCCTGTAAAATATGCCCCAAAATAGATAAAAGCGAAAGCACCGAGTTTGACGTAGTGGTAAAAACCGAAAGCTTGCTCTCGTTTACCGAAGATTATAAGGTAAAAACCGTTACTACCGGCGATTTTGACTGGGGCGCCACCAAACCTACTCTAACCATTGGTCCGTTGCAAATTGGATTAGCCCGATTTGTAGAACCTGCCATGCAGAACCAGATGGCCCGTTTGTCGGGTATGCTGGACCAGGAAATTCAAAACCGCCTTAATATTAAACAGTATGTGCAAGAAGCTTGGTTAAAGTTACAACAACCTATTCAGCTGGACAAAACATATAATGCCTGGCTAACGGTTACGCCTCAGGATATTCGTATTTCGCCGTTACAAGCCGCGAATGGGCAATTAAACCTGCGCATTGGGTTTAACTCTTTTATTGAAACCGTTACTAACGGCAAACCCCAGGCAAAAGTAAATCCTAATCTTCCTAAACTAATAACCGACAATCGTTTAACGGATAACGTGCAAATAGGCTTAATTGGCGAGGTACCTTACGCTCACGCTACCCAGCTTTTAAAAGAACAAGTAACCGGTAAAACGTATCATTTCGAAAATGGAAAGCAACAAATTACGGTAAATAACGCCGAAATAAGTGGCAGTGGGGATAAACTGGTGGTAATGCTGGATGTAAACGGCCAGGCCAAAACCGGTTTGTTTACCAAGAAAATTGTAGGTAAAGTGTTTTTAAAAGCTATCCCGTACTACGATGCCGCCACCAGCAGTATCCGGGTCCGTGACGTGGATTACGATTTAAAAACCAAAGACCAATTGCTAAAAACGGCTAGCTGGCTGGCCAAAGGCCGGTTTATTCATAACCTACAAGAACAAATTAATTTTCCGGTAAAAACGCAATTAGAGCAGGCCCGCAGTATGCTGCAAAAATCCCTGGATCAATCGGCCCGCATCAACGACAATGTATTACTAAAAGGTACTATCCGCTCCTTTACGCCCGATAATATCTATCTTACGCCTACTTCTATTAAAGCGGTAGTAAACGCCCAAGGCAATTTAATGGTGCAGATTGTAAAAATTTAA
- a CDS encoding heavy-metal-associated domain-containing protein has translation MKTLKFKTNINCANCVATAKPYLDALPAPTTWEVDTANPEKILTVQGEAVSVPDVIEKVKQAGFKIEEQKSLFGKLFS, from the coding sequence ATGAAAACTTTAAAATTTAAAACCAATATTAACTGCGCCAATTGTGTGGCAACCGCTAAACCCTACCTGGATGCTTTACCCGCTCCAACTACTTGGGAAGTAGATACCGCCAATCCCGAGAAAATATTAACCGTGCAAGGAGAAGCTGTTTCGGTGCCCGATGTTATTGAAAAAGTAAAGCAGGCCGGCTTTAAAATAGAAGAACAAAAAAGCTTATTCGGCAAATTATTTTCGTAA
- a CDS encoding acyltransferase family protein produces MDLLRAIAITCIILGHSKPHSGIFEIRNFNVVLMMLLLGHSFYLSSAEKNISYPQYVKKRFQRLVVPAWTFLTLFFILFYFVAVATGQKYYFSGAKIMQSYALTNGIGYVWIIKISFLVALLSPFILKISKRVKSNLLYYLLIAGSYAGYALLLYVHDALPVVYKALDNINHYLDGVARTLYAEVIIYGVSYSFIVALGIRLTKLSQREVTGACLGFLGLFLFLSYQNDFSTVQAFKYPPQLYYLSYGLFVSFLLYRLLDYTFFKKFGNSQLIIFLSRNSAWVYFWHIIFVYYIRLFGASLPSYLATTSSGRFFFIMAGALLVTYSHQQIKELRQSYEDKAILPAGTPMPHASNI; encoded by the coding sequence ATAGACCTATTACGGGCCATCGCCATTACATGTATTATTTTAGGCCATAGTAAACCCCATAGTGGAATCTTTGAAATACGTAATTTTAACGTGGTTTTGATGATGCTCTTACTAGGTCATTCTTTTTACTTAAGTAGCGCTGAAAAAAATATCTCTTACCCCCAATACGTAAAAAAGCGGTTTCAGCGGTTGGTAGTGCCGGCCTGGACCTTCCTGACTTTATTTTTTATTCTTTTTTACTTCGTTGCGGTGGCTACCGGCCAAAAGTATTACTTCAGTGGGGCTAAAATAATGCAATCGTACGCTCTAACCAATGGTATTGGCTACGTTTGGATTATTAAAATATCTTTTTTGGTGGCCTTGTTAAGCCCGTTTATTTTAAAAATAAGTAAGCGGGTAAAGAGCAATTTGCTTTATTATTTGTTAATCGCGGGCAGCTATGCGGGTTACGCCCTGTTATTGTATGTACACGATGCTTTGCCGGTGGTGTACAAGGCCTTAGATAATATAAACCATTACCTGGACGGCGTGGCCCGAACCCTGTATGCCGAAGTTATTATCTACGGCGTAAGTTATAGTTTTATTGTAGCGTTAGGGATCCGGCTTACCAAACTAAGTCAGCGGGAAGTTACCGGCGCTTGCCTGGGGTTTTTAGGCCTTTTTCTGTTCCTGAGTTATCAAAATGATTTTTCAACAGTTCAGGCGTTCAAGTATCCGCCCCAATTGTATTACCTGTCGTACGGGTTGTTTGTGAGTTTTCTGCTTTACCGGTTGCTGGATTATACTTTTTTTAAAAAATTTGGCAACAGCCAGCTCATTATATTTCTTTCCAGAAACTCCGCCTGGGTTTATTTCTGGCATATTATTTTTGTTTATTACATCCGGTTGTTTGGGGCCTCGTTGCCCTCTTACCTGGCAACTACCAGCAGCGGACGGTTCTTTTTCATAATGGCAGGTGCCTTACTCGTAACGTATAGCCATCAACAAATCAAAGAATTAAGGCAGTCTTACGAAGATAAAGCAATTCTGCCGGCGGGAACGCCTATGCCCCACGCCAGTAACATTTAA
- a CDS encoding MBL fold metallo-hydrolase, translating to MRIEQFEDKGLAHFSYVISSEGQMAVIDPARNPQPYYDYANLHDLCLIAVIETHPHADFVSSHQEIAHTKEATIYASKLTGAAYAHKTFDEGDSLQIGEITLHALNTPGHSPDSISVLVKDENNQAVALFSGDTLFIGDVGRPDLRENTGSITAKREELARQMYYSIREKIMALPDTVTVYPAHGAGSLCGKGMSEAKQSSIGAEKKSNPALQPMSETDFLKYLLADQPFVPKYFPFAVDLNKHGAPSYRQSLAQVPYLPPHSAFDKNTLLIDTRPQQLFKQGHIPGAINLQDGLKFETWLGSVVGPQEKFYVIAESEEALETIIAKTAKIGYERQIKGGLINPANQTEKSALVDVDVFKNNPDAYTIIDIRNHNEVKEGKFFPTALVIPLPELREAVNAIPTNKPILVHCAGGYRSAAGASIIARKIKDQPVYDLSEAVKDFS from the coding sequence ATGCGCATAGAGCAGTTCGAAGATAAAGGCTTGGCCCATTTCTCTTATGTAATCAGCAGCGAAGGGCAAATGGCGGTAATAGATCCGGCCCGTAATCCGCAGCCTTACTACGATTACGCCAACCTGCACGATTTGTGTTTAATAGCCGTGATTGAAACCCACCCGCACGCGGATTTTGTGAGCAGCCACCAGGAAATTGCCCATACCAAAGAAGCAACCATTTACGCCAGCAAACTTACCGGTGCGGCCTATGCGCATAAAACCTTCGACGAAGGCGACAGCCTCCAAATTGGCGAGATTACCCTGCACGCCCTAAATACCCCGGGGCACTCGCCGGATAGCATTTCGGTGCTGGTGAAAGACGAAAACAACCAGGCAGTGGCGCTTTTCTCCGGCGACACCTTGTTTATCGGCGATGTAGGCCGCCCTGACTTACGGGAAAACACTGGTAGCATTACTGCCAAACGCGAAGAACTGGCCCGGCAAATGTATTATTCTATTCGCGAAAAAATTATGGCATTGCCTGATACTGTTACCGTATACCCCGCCCACGGGGCAGGCTCTTTGTGCGGCAAAGGCATGAGTGAAGCCAAACAAAGCTCCATTGGAGCCGAAAAAAAAAGCAATCCGGCGTTGCAACCCATGTCGGAAACCGATTTTTTAAAATATTTACTCGCCGACCAGCCTTTTGTACCCAAATATTTTCCGTTTGCCGTGGACCTGAACAAACACGGCGCGCCATCTTACCGGCAAAGCCTGGCGCAGGTACCTTATTTACCGCCGCACAGTGCGTTTGATAAAAACACGCTACTCATCGATACCCGACCGCAGCAATTATTTAAGCAAGGGCATATACCCGGGGCCATTAATTTGCAGGATGGTTTAAAGTTTGAAACTTGGCTAGGGTCGGTTGTTGGGCCCCAGGAAAAATTTTACGTAATCGCGGAATCAGAAGAAGCTTTAGAAACCATAATTGCCAAAACAGCTAAAATCGGGTACGAACGCCAAATAAAAGGCGGTTTGATAAATCCGGCTAACCAAACCGAGAAATCAGCCTTAGTTGATGTGGATGTATTTAAAAACAATCCGGATGCCTATACCATTATTGACATCCGAAACCACAACGAAGTAAAAGAAGGTAAGTTTTTCCCTACTGCCCTAGTTATTCCTTTACCGGAATTGCGCGAAGCCGTAAACGCTATTCCCACCAACAAACCAATTCTGGTGCATTGCGCCGGTGGTTATCGTTCGGCCGCTGGGGCCTCTATCATCGCCCGTAAAATTAAAGATCAACCGGTGTACGATTTAAGCGAAGCTGTTAAAGATTTTTCCTAA